GGGAAGGGGAGGGCGAAGATGAGCACCATCTGGAGCCAGAACATGCGCCCGAAGCCGCCCGTCGAGCGCGGCATGAAGAAGTTCGTCTCGCGCGGGATGTTGCCGTACCAGATCACGAGGTACTGGGCGAACCAGAGGTAGGTCCAGAACGCCACGAAGGCGAACGTCAGCTTCCCGAGATCGTGGAAGTCGTACTTGCCCCACAGCCGGATCCCGTCGGAGCGCCCGTTGTAGCGGTGGGCCATGACCGCGACGAGCGCGAGCATGCCGAGCCAGCCGCCGATGAAGTAATACGGCCCCCACACCATGCTCATGAAGCCCGGCGTGAGCGACATCCCGAAATCGAACGACAGGAGCGAGAAGATGACGGCCCAGCTCAGGATCAGCACGGCGGATAGCCGCCCGATGCGGCTCCGGCAGCGCTCGACCTCCACGTCGTCCCCGCGCCAGCCCCGGGCGAAGAGGGAAACGACGGCCTTGCGCCACCCCCGGCTCTCCGCGGCGACCAGCGGCGCGTCGGCCCGGATCGAGTAGAAGAGCCACACGAAGCCGAGCAGGTAGAGCACCGCGAGCAGGACCCCGTTCCGCATGAAGACGCCCTCGAGCGTCAGCCAGTCGCGATTCAGGTGCGAGGTCTCCACCGGCCCGATCCACGGGAAGACGTGTTCGGCGCCCAGCCGGAGTACGAAGAAGAGGGCGAAGGAGATGGGGAGGAAGGCGCCCGCGGCCTCGGCCAGCCGGCGGAAACTCTTGCCCCAGTGCCCCTTCGCGACCTGGAGGACGGCCCCGAACACGATGCCCGCCATCGAGATCGCCGTCCAGAAGAGGAAGTTCGACCACACGCTCATCCAGGCGCGCTGCGCGTCACCGCCGACCGTGGTCGCAAAGCCCACGGCCCCGACCGCGACCGCGGCCAGCCATACCGCCAGCCACACCGTCGGGATGCGGCCGCTGATCGTCTGCAGCGCCTCTCCCGTGGTGAGCGCCGGACGGTCGCCGCCGCCGCTCACGGGCCTCCTCCCGTCCCGGGGACCTCGCCCGCTTCGGACTCCGCCGCCGCTTCGGCCGCTGCCTCAGCCGCCGCGGCCTCTGCCGCCGCCGCTTCCTCGGCCATCGCCTCGGCCTGCAGTTGCCGCACGTACGCGACCAGGTACCAGCGGTCCATGGCCGGGATGCGCCGGTAGGGCGGCATCAACCCGCGTCCGTTCCCGATCATGCCCCAGATGTAGCCATCCGTGTATCCGCGCGTGAGTTCGCCCCGGATGTTGAGGAGCGGGATGTCCGGAATCCGGTTCTGCCCCACCACGGAGCCGTCGCCCGCCCCTGTCACGCCGTGACAGACGGTGCAGAACTGGCGGTACAGTTCCGCCCCGCGGGCGAGGTCGGCCTCGGTGCCGGAGATCGGGCTGACCAGCATGGTGTCGGCCGCCAGCAGGTCGTACGTGCGCTCGCCGTCGATCGGCATCGTGCCGGGCACCGGCAGCCGCGCCCGCTCCTCGTAGGCCTCCAGCGAGGGCTGCCAGGACATCGTGTTGAAGAACGGGGTCCGCTGATCCAGGTGCTTGATCTGGTCGTCGCAACCGCCCAGAGCGAGGGCGGCGAGGACCACGGTCGCGGCGGCGCGGGCGGTCATCCCTGCACCTCCACGTCCACCGCGGCGGTCTCCCGCACCAGCGCCTCGGCGGCGGCGTGCCCCTCGCCGTTGACCGGGACGAAGATGCCCCAGCGGTCGACCGAGAAGGAGGTTCGATACGCCGGGTCGAGGTTGATCACCGGCCGCTTCGTGTGCACGAGCAGGGCGACCAGCCCGAAGATCCCCGTGAGCAGCACCGTGAGTTCGAACATGAACACGACGAACGGAGGCAGCGACACGAGCGGCTTGCCCTGCGTGACGAGCGGGTAGGCCAGCGACGTGCCCGCCGTGAGCAGCACCCCGAGCGTACACCCGGTGATCGCGCCCGTCAGCGCCCACACGCGCACCGGCGAGGAGTGGATGTCCATCGCCTCCTCGATCTCCGGCGACGGAATCGGCGAGAAGACCTCGATGTCCCGGTGTCCCGCCTCCCGCAGCCGCGCGATGGCGTCGAGCGTGCCGTGCAGCGTGTCGTACTGCCCGAGGACGCCGCTACTCATGGCCATCCCCGCCGCCTCCATCGTCTGCGTGTGCGTGCTCGTGCGCGAGATGTTCCTTCACCTCGGCGATCGAGATCACCGGCAGGCTGCGCGAGAAGAGCAGGAACCAGAAGAAGAACCAGCAGAAGCTGCCGACGAGAATCGACATCTCCACCCAACTCGGCGTGTACAGACCCCATCCGCCCGGCTCGTACTCGTGGGCGAGCGACGTCACGATGATCACGAACCGCTCGTACCACATCCCGATGTTGACGAAGATCGTGAGCGCGAACAGCGCCGGCAGGCTGGTGCGGACCTTCTTGAACCACAGCGCCTGCGGCACCACCACGTTGCAGAACACCATGACCCAGAACGGGAGCGCGTAGGCCCCCATCGCCCGCCAGCGGAAGCTCTCGATCTCGATCGGATCCGCCGAGTAGTAGGCGAGGAAGAACTCCGTCCCGTACGAGAAGCCGACGATGAGCGACGTGAGGAGCACCAGCTTCGCCATGTTCTCGAAGTGGTTTTCCGTGATGTATGCTTCGAGCCCGAACGCCCACCGCAGCGGGATCATGATCGTGATCACGAGGGCGACCCCGCTGAAGATCGCCCCGGCCACGAAGTACGGGGCGAAGATCGTCGAGTGCCACCCCGGCACGATCGAGAGGGCGAAGTCCCACGAAACCACGGAGTGCACCGACAGCACCAGCGGCGTCGCGATTCCCGCCATGTAGAGGTAGATGCGGCGGTAGTGCCGCCACTCGCTCACCGTCCCCTGCCACCCGAGCGAGAACGCGCCGTAGATCTTGTACATCCAGCCCTTGGCCCGGTCGCGCAGGATCGCGAAGTCGGGGATGAGGCCGGTGTACCAGAACAGCGCCGAGATGATGAGGTACGTCGAGACCGCGAACACGTCCATCACGAGCGGCGACCGGAAGTCCGGCCAGATCTGCCGCTGCGACGGATACGGCATCAGGTAGTAGAAGTACCAGACGCGACCCAGGTGGATGAGGGGGAAGAGCCCCGCCGTCATCACCGCGAAGATCGTCATCGCCTCCGCGGTCCGGTTGATCGTCGTGCGCCAGCCGGAGCGGAAGAGGTAGAGGATGGCCGAGATCAGCGTCCCGGAGTGGGCGATCCCGACCCAGAAGACGAAGGTCGTGATGTACACGCCCCAGAACACCGGGTGCGTGATGCCCGCGACGCCGATGCCGGCCCCGATCTGGTAGAACCAGGCCCCGAACATGAGGGCGAGACCCGCCGCCGCGACCCCGAGCACGAGATAGAAGCGCTTCTCGGGCATCGCGATGGGCCGCGTGATGTCGCGGTTCGCGTCGGCCAGCGTCGGGGTGGCGGGCACCTTCGCCTCGGCGGTCGCCATCAGTGCGCCTCTTCGCCTTCCCCGGCCGCGGCCGGTTCACCGTGCCCGCCGGCCGCCATGTGCCGGTGCGTGACGTCCTCGAGGTAGGTGATGGCGGGGCGCACGCCGAGTTCACCGAGCGCGTGGTAGCCGCGGGCGCTCTTCGCCTTGCGGGAGACCTCGCTCTCCGGATCCTTGAGGTTGCCGAAGGTGATCGCGTTCGACGGGCAGCTGGCCTGGCAGGCCGTCATCACCTCGCCGTCCCGCACCGTCCGCCCCTCCTCCTTCGCGTCGATCTTGGCCTTGTTGATCCGGTGCACGCACATCGTGCACTTCTCCATCACCCCCACCTCCCGGACCGTGATGTCCGGGTTGAGCTGGAGGTTCAGCGGCCAGGCGAAGGCCCCCCCGTCGCCGCGGCCGCGCGCGTCGTGGTTGAACCAGTTGAAGCGCCGGACCTTGTAGGGGCAGTTGTTCGCGCAGTACCGCGTGCCGACGCAGCGGTTGTAGACCTGAACGTTGAGCCCCTCCGGGCTGTGGTACGTCGCGTAGACCGGGCACACGGGCTCGCACGGCGCGTCGCCGCAGTGCTGGCACAGCATCGGCTGTTGCACCGTCTGGAACCCGCCGTCCTCCGTCTCCTCCTCGAAGCGGTGGATCCGCATCCACGACATCTCCCGCCGCAACGCCGCCTGCTCCTCTCCCACGGTGGGGATGTTGTTCTCGGAGTAGCAGGAGGTGACGCAGGCGCCGCAGCCGGTGCAGGCGTTGAGGTCGATGGTCATGCCCCAGCGGTACGGGCTGTTCGGATCGGAGTCCCACGCGGCCTCGACCATCTCGACGAGGTCGATC
The Candidatus Palauibacter australiensis genome window above contains:
- a CDS encoding DUF3341 domain-containing protein — encoded protein: MSSGVLGQYDTLHGTLDAIARLREAGHRDIEVFSPIPSPEIEEAMDIHSSPVRVWALTGAITGCTLGVLLTAGTSLAYPLVTQGKPLVSLPPFVVFMFELTVLLTGIFGLVALLVHTKRPVINLDPAYRTSFSVDRWGIFVPVNGEGHAAAEALVRETAAVDVEVQG
- a CDS encoding cytochrome c is translated as MTARAAATVVLAALALGGCDDQIKHLDQRTPFFNTMSWQPSLEAYEERARLPVPGTMPIDGERTYDLLAADTMLVSPISGTEADLARGAELYRQFCTVCHGVTGAGDGSVVGQNRIPDIPLLNIRGELTRGYTDGYIWGMIGNGRGLMPPYRRIPAMDRWYLVAYVRQLQAEAMAEEAAAAEAAAAEAAAEAAAESEAGEVPGTGGGP
- the nrfD gene encoding polysulfide reductase NrfD, coding for MATAEAKVPATPTLADANRDITRPIAMPEKRFYLVLGVAAAGLALMFGAWFYQIGAGIGVAGITHPVFWGVYITTFVFWVGIAHSGTLISAILYLFRSGWRTTINRTAEAMTIFAVMTAGLFPLIHLGRVWYFYYLMPYPSQRQIWPDFRSPLVMDVFAVSTYLIISALFWYTGLIPDFAILRDRAKGWMYKIYGAFSLGWQGTVSEWRHYRRIYLYMAGIATPLVLSVHSVVSWDFALSIVPGWHSTIFAPYFVAGAIFSGVALVITIMIPLRWAFGLEAYITENHFENMAKLVLLTSLIVGFSYGTEFFLAYYSADPIEIESFRWRAMGAYALPFWVMVFCNVVVPQALWFKKVRTSLPALFALTIFVNIGMWYERFVIIVTSLAHEYEPGGWGLYTPSWVEMSILVGSFCWFFFWFLLFSRSLPVISIAEVKEHLAHEHAHADDGGGGDGHE